The genomic interval TAATTTTCTAATTCACGCCTCTGCGGCATTCATGATTTCCAATCCTGAAGTTATACACATATGAATATATCCctatcaatcaactgaatatccatAATAACTATCATATTCACGTCTTTCTCAAATCTGCatattcataattttataaactataaactatttatcattttacctagGTTCCAAAGAAACACCCACTAGGATTCCTTAGCCTGCCTGCGATATACGCACCAAACCATGTATTTCACAAATCCTAATTCCTCAGTTCAACCGCAGAATTATATTCACATCTAAACTTATATTTTAATAGATTAAATAAACCAACCAAAAAcactcaaataacacccttacctcaattttgggttgGTGCTCCAGaaccctaaactgaaaatctACTCCACCAACTTTGTAGAGAATCAACCCCTGATcgtcgtggtggttcctgatcatcgaTTCAGACTTAAAACGAAgtagaattttagagagaaggggaagaggGTCCGTGGgttttaggagagagagagaggaagaagtaaattttgtaaaataaaatgaGCTTGCAAGATTTTATACTTTCAGTACTGCTAGAGAAAACCGTTGCCAGTTTTCTTCCCCCTTCAGAAAACTGTTGTCGATTTTCTCCTGCCtcagccaaaaatccatttttctaattttattttattattatattttccgagtctctacacTTATACTCATCTTAACCCTTTTTACACATAAAATTGGAAACTTATAACATAAAAATCTCAACTTCTAATTTTTGGGCTTCTCCTAACGAACTCTATACAATGATTCTACAttaaagcaaaaaagaaaaagtaagTAGAACCACATTAAATGAGAATTCATTTAATTAAATcctcacaaagttttattttcaAACCTATCCCAAGAATAGTTTCATTTCTCCTGTAAAGAATATCCCCCAAACATAAAAGTGGTCAAAAATTATGTAAATAAAAAGGCATTTTCTAAAGATGCTTTAAGTGTCGCTTTGTTATCTTTGGTAGCTTTGAGCATCTATTATAGCATTaattattgtattatattatatttatgcaGGGGCATGCAAAGTCTACAAGTCAAACTTTTAACTATGATATGAATGAAAATGAGCACATaagaatatattttttattagtttACTATGAAAAAATAGGTTTTTTAATTATCAAATATtggttttttatatatatatttatccttTTTTCTTAGGGACAAGGAGTGAATGCTTCCCTCGGATCCCAACTATAGCGCATGGTAGACAAAAGTATATGTACTTagttattgaaaaataatattttggtcATGTATGATATATCTACATTGATAATGGATAAGACAaacaaaattattgaaaaattagTTTAAAACAAGGAAATGATTGAAAATATGAGCCAGTCCTTTTTTATGTTAAGAGCATGACATTGCCAAAACAAGTTACTATAAACATTTAAACAGGTTTATAGTAACATCAACTTGATGTAACTAAAATTCACTTTTGGTAACATCAAAACCAAGACATTGCCAAAAGATGTTTTCAGATATAATAATTTGAGGTTAAGAAAAATTATTTCTACCATTGATAAATATGTTTCAAGAACCCTTATTGTCATTACCAAAAGATGGACCCACGTACAACAACTAAAATCTTGCTAATGTGACCAAAATATATGACCATGTTACCATACGTATCGTCAAGGTTGTCATTACTAAAAATTTTCACAACTGTCTAGACCACATTTGGTAATGTCATATTGATGGTTCAAAAAATTCCTTTTCTAAGCCATGAAAAAAGGTTATTTCTTTAAAACCTTGCACATTTATTCTATATTACCATTTAAAAGCCTAAAAATTTCAAGTTCTATTTCAAATAATGACAGTGGAATATATTCtttctcctatatatatatagtatttccCAGGCTCATATGCACTATTCTCAACCAAATTCAAAAATGGGGTTTCGTGCCATTTGTTTTCAGATGACGTTGATGAGCTTGGCAATTGGGGTTCTTCACTCCCAAGCACAGAACTCTCCAGAAGACTATCTGAGGGTGCACAATGCAGCCAGAGCGCAGGTGGGCGTCGGGCCGATGAGATGGGACAAAACGGTCGAGGCCAATGCCAAAAACTACACCCATAAGAGGCTGGGAGACTGCAGCGATCTAACTCCACAGTATCTTACTATATATGGGGAGAACCTTGCCAACGGGCCTGGCTCCTTCTCCGGCGAAGACGCCGTAAACAAGTGGGTGGCGCAGAAGCCCATCTATGACTATAACACCAACAACTGTTCCAATGGTCTGAACTGTCGTGGTTACACTCAAGTGGTTTGGCGTAGCTCGACTAAGCTTGGATGTGCCAGGGCTAAGTGCAAGAATGTGAATTGGTGGTTTGTCACCTGCAACTACTATTACCCGGGCAATTACCCTGACCAGCGCCCCTACTAATTAAATTAAAGActcttataatatatatatatatatacatacaagtTTATGGTGATTAAATAAAATATTGCTCTTGATTTCATTgagtgtaatctttgtatttttaGGAGCATCCATGTGGTTGGAATTAAATATTGAAATTTCATTGAGTGTGACCTTATAAAACCCAAAGATCGTTGAGGACCTAGACTTAAACCCAACTTTTAAAACATGGATCTCTCTTGATGTTCTTTAAAACATATGCAAtctctcatttttcttcttattgACACTATATTTTGTCATGCGTAGATCTATCCTTTCTATTTATTACTAGCAGAAAGCCTATGCTATGCATGagattaattttaataatttttaaaatttaacaattaaaaaattGAATTATGAATCAAATTATGATGTTTTGTAATATTCACAGAATTACTGTACATGTATcaataatttgattttttttaggtCCATATGTAAAAAGTTTTGTAAGTATAGCATGGTAGACATCTCAACTAATTTCaactttttttataaaataaattataaatttatgaaaatatttttattttatttcgaAGTTAGCTAGTAATTAAAGAGATGACGAATCTCACATAGCACAcaacataaatataaatagaaTACTAATTGTCAGGGAgtacttatttattattattttataaaatattcattatttata from Malania oleifera isolate guangnan ecotype guangnan chromosome 9, ASM2987363v1, whole genome shotgun sequence carries:
- the LOC131164305 gene encoding pathogenesis-related leaf protein 6-like, giving the protein MTLMSLAIGVLHSQAQNSPEDYLRVHNAARAQVGVGPMRWDKTVEANAKNYTHKRLGDCSDLTPQYLTIYGENLANGPGSFSGEDAVNKWVAQKPIYDYNTNNCSNGLNCRGYTQVVWRSSTKLGCARAKCKNVNWWFVTCNYYYPGNYPDQRPY